Proteins from one Clupea harengus chromosome 17, Ch_v2.0.2, whole genome shotgun sequence genomic window:
- the gdap1 gene encoding ganglioside-induced differentiation-associated protein 1 codes for MAAENSTDAQDEKEITVKKRHVKETTEDVPPASESTKTKESKITLYHWTQSFNSQKVRLAIAEKSLECEEYDVSLPLSEHNEPWFMKLNPAGEVPVLVHNDNVISDPAQILDYLEQNFRDESTPKLIPEEGSMYYPRVQHYRELLDSLQMDAYTHGCILHPEITVDSHIPAYATTRIRAQIGNTESELKKLAAENPDLKDAYIAKQRRLKSKLFDHDNMKYLKKLLDELENVMDQVETELQQRVEETPEEGSPMWLCGDFFSMADVSLAVTLHRLKFLGLSRRYWGNGSRVNLETYYERVLDRPAFRRVLGHVNNILISAVLPTAFRVARKRAPSIVGSALLIGILGGASYLAFLYFKRRLTTFS; via the exons ATGGCGGCCGAAAACAGCACCGATGCGCAGGATGAGAAAGAAATAACTGTTAAGAAAAGACACGTTAAAGAAACGACTGAAGATGTACCACCCGCGTCTGAAAGCACAAAAACCAAGGAATCCAAGATAACACTTTACCACTGGACTCAATCTTTCAATTCGCAAAAG GTGAGACTGGCAATCGCAGAAAAGAGTTTGGAATGTGAAGAATATGACGTTAGCCTTCCACTCAGCGAACACAACGAGCCCTGGTTCATGAAGCTCAACCCTGCTGGTGAGGTCCCCGTGTTGGTGCACAATGACAACGTTATCAGCGACCCGGCCCAGATACTGGACTATCTGGAGCAGAACTTCAGAGATG AGAGTACTCCAAAGCTGATACCCGAGGAGGGTAGTATGTACTACCCCAGGGTGCAGCACTACAGAGAGCTGCTGGACTCCCTGCAGATGGATGCCTACACCCACGGCTGCATCCTCCACCCTGAAATCACTGTGGACTCCCACATCCCTGCCTATGCCACCACCAGGATCCGCG CACAGATAGGAAACACGGAGTCAGAGCTGAAGAAACTGGCAGCAGAGAATCCCGATCTTAAAGATGCGTACATTGCAAAACAGAGACGCTTAAAG TCAAAGTTATTTGATCATGACAACATGAAGTACCTGAAGAAGCTTTTGGATGAGCTTGAGAACGTAATGGACCAGGTGGAAACAGAGCTCCAGCAGAGGGTGGAGGAAACGCCAG AGGAAGGTAGCCCAATGTGGCTGTGTGGAGACTTCTTCAGCATGGCCGACGTGTCTCTCGCCGTGACGTTGCACCGCCTCAAGTTCCTGGGCCTCTCCCGCCGTTACTGGGGCAACGGCAGCCGGGTCAACCTGGAGACCTACTATGAGCGTGTCCTGGACCGACCCGCCTTCCGGAGAGTTCTGGGGCATGTCAACAACATCCTGATATCTGCCGTCCTGCCCACCGCCTTCCGGGTAGCCAGGAAGAGAGCGCCGTCCATTGTGGGCTCAGCGCTTCTGATTGGCATCCTGGGTGGGGCCAGTTACCTGGCCTTCCTTTACTTTAAGAGGAGACTAACCACTTTTAGTTGA